The Streptomyces sp. NBC_01463 DNA window TCGTTGTCGGCCCGGCAGTGCCACTCTGCCCGATGCAGTCCCCGCACGGTGAACGCCCAGTCCAGCAGCGCGCGGCATGCTTGCGTGACCACACCGTGGCCCTCGGCGGAAGGCTCCAGCCAGCAGCCGACCTCGCACGAGCCGAAGGCGGCGTCGAAGCTGGTGAACATCACGCCACCGACCAGCAAACTATTCAGCCGGATGCCGTACAGGCGGGCACCGTCGCTCGCCTGGAATCCCGCATACCGCTGGAGTGTGGCGCGCGCGCCGGCCAGGTCGTCGGTGACGAAGGACGGCCCGACCCAAGGACGGATGTGCTCACGCGCCCGGTCGAGGTGTTCGGCGAACTCTTGGGCGTGCCAGACCTCCAGCGGGCCGAGGTGGGCGTCGTCGCGCAGCGGCAACGAGAACATGAGGACCTCCCCATTCGCATAACAAGTGTTGTGAGAATGTACCGTGGTGCTATGCCACGCACCAAGGGAGATCACGAGGCACGCAGACGCGATGTCTCCGAAGCTGTCTGGCAGGTGATGGCCGCCCGCGGCTTCGCCGGCCTGACTCTGCGCGCCGTCGCCGCCGAGCTCGGTGCGACCACCGGCCTTCTCACGCACTACTTCCCGACCAAACGGGCCCTGGTGGAGTACGCCCTCGACCTGCTCGAACAACGCACGCTCTCCCGCCCTCGCCGGGACTCGGGGAGGGGCTTGGCCGCCCTCAGGAATGCGCTGCTGGACATCCTGCCGATGACTCCCGAGGCCACTGACGGCAACCGGATCTGGGTGTCCTCCTGGGATGCCGCGCTTGCCGACCCCGATCTGAGTGCCGACCATGCCCGCAAGTACGCACTGAGCCGCGACAGACTGACCGATCGGGTGGCCGCGGCCCAGGACCTCGGCGAACTGCCACCGGGCAACGCCGCGGACGTCGCGGCCGGGGCTCAGTCGTTTGTTCTCGGCCTGGTCGTTCAGGCACTGTTCGCCCCGACCGTGTTCCCGCCGCAGCGGCAGGTCCAGCTCCTCGACGCCTACCTGGAAGCGCTGGCCGCCCCGGACCACGTCAACGAAGGGCGATCTGCGTAATCCTGACGGCCGACCGCGATCGGTGTCACGGCTCCGGACTCATGACCGGCGGCGTGATCTCGACCCCTTGGCGAATGTCCATGGCCTGGCAGACGGTGGCGGCGCATCCAGAGGCAGCTCGGCCGAGGACGGGGGAGCGGAGGGAAGAGCGCGGGAGAGAGGTGTGAGGCCGGGACGTCGGCGCGCAAGATTTCCTCGACAGTGGTGCGGCCGCCGATCGCTGCCGCATGCCCCACACCCGTACTCTGCGCGTCGTCGGCCTGGACCGCTTCTTCGTCGTCCACTCGGACGTCCCATCAGACACCGCCTACGGCACTGCTGCTGTGTGCGCGCTACGCGTGCAAACGATCGATGTCGGGTGCAGCCGCTCTCAGGTCAGCTCGATGTGTACCTGGTGCCGCCCCTCCAGGTCGGATGGCACGGTGGTGCGGCGACGGCCGTCGACCGTGGACGAGGCGACGCGGTGACCGGCTCCGGTGAGGGTGATGTCGAGCGTCGCCCTGCGGTAGGGCAGGCCGCTCAAGGTGACCGGGCCCCAGCCGGGCGGCAGGCTCGGAGCGAACCGCAGGCGGTCCCGTTCGTGGGTGATGCCGAACACGCCCTGGTGGATCAGCCGCAGGTAGCCCGTGGCCGACCAGGTCTGGTCCGGCTGCGAGTCCCATTGGTGCCCGGTCTGCCAGCCCCCGTCCACCGCGCCGGTGCGGGCGTTGTGGATCTCCCAGAAGCGGCCGTCGCGGTGCTCCAGGGAGGCGATGTCTGTCACCGCCTGCGCCAGCAGGTCGATGCGGCCGCCGATCGCTGCCGCATGCCCCCACATGCCGACTGTCATGGGCCACACGATCACGTTGTGCCGCCCCGGATGGGCGTCGTCGAAGCGGGAGAAGTGCGGCCAGACGTTCACGACGCCATGCGGCTCGTGATGGGTGGCGCCGAGCAGTGCACGCACCTCGTGAGGCGATGCCACGCCGCACAGCACGGCGAACGCGAGCCCGTTGGCCTCCTGGTACGTCTCCAACCCGCCTGCCCGTTCGCCCGTGCCGTGGATGAAGTACCCGTAACCACCGGTGCCGGGCCGCCGGATACGGGTGTTGATCGCGGTGCGCAGCCGTGCGGCAGCCACCCGGAAGCCGGCCGCCGAGCGCCGGTCACCGGTCTCGTCCGCCATCTCGGCGCAGGCCAGATACCCCGCGTGGAAGAGGCAGTTGGTGGACAGACACATCATCTTGTCCGTACCCGGGTGATCGAGGACGAACGAAGAGGTGTTGCCCGGGTCGTAGGGCGGGCTCGGGTAACCGGCGATACCGTCCTGGAGGAACGCCGGTCCCTCGAACAGCCCGTACTTCTCGTTGAAGTGCTGGGACCGGTCGGCTCGCAGGGTGTTGGCGGCGGCCTGGTAGGCGTCGTTGAGGAACTCCCGGTCCCCGGTGGTCAGATAGTGCTGCCAGGCGGCGACCGCCCACACGATCTGGTCCCACCACTGGTTGTCCTGCTGGACGATCAGCGAGCCGTCGTCCTGCCGACGGCACACCGCCCACAGGGTGTTGCGGGCAACGTCGGGCGACAGCAGGCTGGCGGCGTTCCACGAGTTGACCGACGCATCCCGGGTCCACGGCTGCTCATAACCCCCGCCGGCCCGGATGAACGTGCCGGGGGAGTCGGTCATCAGTCCTGTCTGGTTGTACTGCGCAGGATCGTAGGGCACCGTGTTGATGTCCAGCAGGTTATTCAGCGCCGACCGGTACGCCCCGCCCAGCAGCGGGTCCTGGCCGCCGCCGAACTCGATGGCGGGCCGCCCGCCCGCTGCGCTCCGGGGCGCAGCGAAACCGGGCGAACCGGCCGCCGCTCCTGCCGCGGTCAGCCCCGCCACAGTGCCTGCCCGGATCAACTGCCGTCGCGACAGTCCACTCTGCTGCTCATGCGAACCCATGAAGCCTCCGTTGGACAACGTTGTCAACCGCCTCAAGGGTGGATGGTTCCCTGTGCGGATGGTGCTGTCAATGAGTTGCGTGAACGCTGTTACTGGAGTGGCGGGTCGTCGTCTCTCTTCCTGAAGGGAGCGACCGTGCGTAGCAGGGGCCGCCGTCCACGACCGGCTTCGGCCGTGGACGGTTGTCGGCGCCCCACGGCTTCCGACGTCTCCGGATTCGGAGGGGAACGATGCGACGACATCCACGAAGCATCGCTGGGCCACGTCATGCCACATCACCCACCGCCACGACGCCCCACGCCTTTGTCGGGGCCCCAAACCGACCTCTACCGTCGTGAACGTCTTCAGTGCAGGTCTACTTCCTCGGGCCGCGGTCGCTGGGCACCCGCGGCCGGTCCGCATGCTTTCTCCAGAAGCGTGAACGACTTGGGTTCACCGCCCGGCTGGGGCTTGCCGGCCTTGTGGCCGACGACTTGGTAGCCGGCGTCCTGGTAGTAGGAGTTCAGACGTGCGTTGCCGGCCAAACAGTCCAAACGTACGAACGCCCGCCCGGCCGCGGCGATACGGCGCTCCGCGGCCCGCAGCAGGAGCCGTCCCGTCCCCGGCTGGGTGTTGCTGCGGTCGACCATCAGCCGGTGCACATAGCCGGCCACCGGTGGCTGCGCTCCCCAGGCATCCACGTCCTCCCACCACACCTCCCACGCACCGGCCACACGGTCATCAGCCTCGGCGATCCAGATCTCACCACCGGTCATGACCCTGCGGAAATGATCCTCGTCGAGCTGACCGGGCTGCCACTGGCCGGTGATGCCTCGGGCAAGCATCCAGTGGGCGGCCTCGTCACGAAGTCGGACGAGAGTGGCAAGGTCGGTTGCCTCGGCGAGGCGGAAGCGTAGATCGTTCACGTCGAGATCCTCGCACGGGCTCGTACGCGCGCTCGGTAGTACGGGTCAGGTTGATGCGGAGGCCGTCGTTTGCCCGCCGACGGCACCTGCCTTCCAGAGCTGGGTGGTATCTGAGGCCCGACGGGAGACCTGTCACGACTGCAGCCGTGGCCCCCTACGTCACGGGGCATGGATCCCGAGCAACTGGAACGGAGTACCGCGCGACGCGTGCGCCTCAAGGGGTTCCGGCAGAATGGCATGGCTGAGCGTGACCAACTCATTCCTGATGTAGAAGCCTTGGTGTGGGTGGTCAGCCAACTGGCGCCGAAATAGCAGTAGTTACACAAATCCCCGGCCTGGGATCCAGTTATCCGCGCCCTTCGCACCCGCTGCCGAGTCCCGTGAGAGGACGCAGCCGTGACCGGTGCTCCTCGAAGCCCTGTTGCTGAAAGCGCGGTTCGAAACGCGGAAATCACGCGAAGGTCGATGCCGGGACAAGGAGCTTCCGGCCTACCTCCGGCGAAAGCCCCTCGCTTGGAGCGCCCGGGTGCTTGTCGAGGCAGCGGGCGAGGCGGGGTACAGCTGCGCCGATCAGGAGCGTGGCCGGCGGTACCGCGACGACTCGTCGAAACTGTGAAGCGGCCGCGTGCAGATCAAGGACGCCTGTGCTTGGTGTCCGAACACGTGCCAGTGCGCTGGTGTGGCGCCTACGCCCTGAGTGAGTTGACTCAAGGCGTACGAGACCACTCCCTGGCAGCCCGCCGCCGAGAACCTGACCGGCATCATGCCTACTCATCATCGCAGTGCCGTGATCCTTGTGCCGGACCGGCGTCCGTTTCCTCTGCCCATCGCCGGCTCCATGCGGTCAGTGGTTGGAGGGCGTCGATGAGGTCCCCGCCGAGCTGGGTGAGCTGATATCCGTCCTCGCGCAGGGTCAGCAGACGGGTGTCGGTCAGTTCGCCGAGCCGGGTGCTGAGAACGCTGGAGGACATGCCCTCGCACCGGCGCTGCAACTCGCGGAAACCGACCGGGGCTTGATTCAGCTCCCACAGGATGCGCAGAGTCCAGCGCCGCCCCAACAGGTCCAGTGCTGCCATGACGGGGCGTCCCGATGTGGACCCCCGCACCGGTAGGCCGGGCCGCGGTGTTCTGCCTCCCATGTTCCCCTCTTCTCCTTGCGCTTCGTTTCTCGAAGCATCATAGTGTGATTCGAAAATAGAAGCACTGGCAGTGGAAGCACCGGCAGGTGCAGGAAGGCCCGCCGCATGATGCGCAGCGAACCGCACAGCCCGCCGCACCCCACACAGATCGACCAAGCGCTCCCCGCAACGGAAGCGCCGGTACCGCGAATAGCCCTGCTGGAACCGCCGTACACCGACGACGCCGGCGCGCTGCTTGCGCGCATGATGCCCGGGGACGTGCCGCCGATCGGGCTGTTCCGGATGTTCGCAAGAAACCTCCCGCTGGCCGGCGCCATGCACGGATGGGGGCGCTATGAGCTGGGCCGACAGTTGACCCTGACCATGAGGGAACGCGAGATCGCCATCGACCGGACATGCGTGCTGTGCGGCTGCGAGTACGAGTGGGGCGTGCACATGATGACGTTCGGCGAACGGGTCGGGCTCACCCGCGAGCAGGCGGCATCTTTGGTGCACGGCGACCCCGCTGACGAGTGCTGGACGTCCGAGCGGGAACGGCTGCTCATCCTCGCCGTCGACGCACTGCACGAGCGTTCCGACATCGATGACGCGCTGTGGACACAACTCGTGTCGGCCTTCGACGAGCTCCAGCTGCTCGATCTGCTTCTGCTGTGCGGCTGGTACCACGCCGTCAGTTTCGCCGCGCGCGCCACGCGCGTGCCGCACGAGCCCGGCGCGCCCCGCTTCGCCGACTTTCTCCCCGCCACGACCGGGACCGACTGATGAGCACTGCCCAGGAGCGCTACGAGACGCGGCTGCTGGCTTCCCCCATTGATGTTCGTCGCCCTGGTCGTGGCGGCGGTCGCCAGTTTCGCGGCACCGCTCATGACCCGCGTGGCGACCAACCACCTTCCACGTCTCCCTCGACAGCGCGCAGTGGACGCTGACCATCGTGCTGCTGAGAGGTGCCGTCGCCACGCCCGTCCTCGGCCGGCTCGGAGCCGGTCCGCACCGGCGGGCCACGATTCTCGCCACGCCGGTGATCGCCGTGGTCGGCGGCACGCTCACCGTGTTCCCGCGGCTGTTGGCGTTGCTGCTTGTCGGCAGGACTGCCCAAGGCGTGGGACTCGGTCTCACGGCGCTGATGATGGGCGTGGTCCGCGATCATTCTCCCGAGCGGCGCATTGCGGCCACGATCGCCTTGATCTCGGTGGTCTCCATCATCGGAGCCGGCGTCGGCTACCCCCTCGCCGGCCTGCTCACCCAGTTCGGCGGGGTGCGCGCCGCCCATGGCCTCGGCCTGTTCGTCACCGCCATTGCTTTCCTGGCCGCGTGGCGTTCCATGTTCGTGGTGGGGCTGGTCCTCGTTCCGTTCTGCGTGCTGGGGTTCGGCGCAGTCACGCCCACGCCTCGGGCTCGGATGCGGATCGACGTGCCCTTGCCCTTGGTCGGCGCGCCGTCCTCGGCGGTTATGGATCTCGTCCTCTTTGTGGCGGCCGGTCCAACCTGGCCGAGCTGTTCGTGGCCAGGGGAGTGCTGGGCTTCGGCGTCGGCAGCTTTGCGGCCGCCATGCCCGGCGTCACCCCAAGAGCGAGACGTCGAGCGCCAGGAGCGTCAACTACGTTGCCTGCAGCGGCGGGTACGCCCTGGGCAGCGCCAAGGGTGGCCGGTCGTGGCCGTCGGCACCGACCACCCTTTTCCCGAGCGATGGCGCCTACACCACGGCGGCGCTGGTCGGCATCGGCGCGGGGCCATCAGGACCCTGGCCGGCCACGCACTCGCACTCGCCCATGCCCACCGCTCGCCCGAGGCCGACCCGATCGAGGAGCCGGC harbors:
- a CDS encoding GNAT family N-acetyltransferase, yielding MFSLPLRDDAHLGPLEVWHAQEFAEHLDRAREHIRPWVGPSFVTDDLAGARATLQRYAGFQASDGARLYGIRLNSLLVGGVMFTSFDAAFGSCEVGCWLEPSAEGHGVVTQACRALLDWAFTVRGLHRAEWHCRADNDRSAAVAKRLGMTLEGVRREAWPYEGRRYDKQVWAVLAPEWRDLER
- a CDS encoding TetR family transcriptional regulator produces the protein MPRTKGDHEARRRDVSEAVWQVMAARGFAGLTLRAVAAELGATTGLLTHYFPTKRALVEYALDLLEQRTLSRPRRDSGRGLAALRNALLDILPMTPEATDGNRIWVSSWDAALADPDLSADHARKYALSRDRLTDRVAAAQDLGELPPGNAADVAAGAQSFVLGLVVQALFAPTVFPPQRQVQLLDAYLEALAAPDHVNEGRSA
- a CDS encoding GNAT family N-acetyltransferase — its product is MNDLRFRLAEATDLATLVRLRDEAAHWMLARGITGQWQPGQLDEDHFRRVMTGGEIWIAEADDRVAGAWEVWWEDVDAWGAQPPVAGYVHRLMVDRSNTQPGTGRLLLRAAERRIAAAGRAFVRLDCLAGNARLNSYYQDAGYQVVGHKAGKPQPGGEPKSFTLLEKACGPAAGAQRPRPEEVDLH
- a CDS encoding helix-turn-helix transcriptional regulator; translation: MGGRTPRPGLPVRGSTSGRPVMAALDLLGRRWTLRILWELNQAPVGFRELQRRCEGMSSSVLSTRLGELTDTRLLTLREDGYQLTQLGGDLIDALQPLTAWSRRWAEETDAGPAQGSRHCDDE
- a CDS encoding carboxymuconolactone decarboxylase family protein, coding for MMRSEPHSPPHPTQIDQALPATEAPVPRIALLEPPYTDDAGALLARMMPGDVPPIGLFRMFARNLPLAGAMHGWGRYELGRQLTLTMREREIAIDRTCVLCGCEYEWGVHMMTFGERVGLTREQAASLVHGDPADECWTSERERLLILAVDALHERSDIDDALWTQLVSAFDELQLLDLLLLCGWYHAVSFAARATRVPHEPGAPRFADFLPATTGTD
- a CDS encoding MFS transporter; its protein translation is MLLRGAVATPVLGRLGAGPHRRATILATPVIAVVGGTLTVFPRLLALLLVGRTAQGVGLGLTALMMGVVRDHSPERRIAATIALISVVSIIGAGVGYPLAGLLTQFGGVRAAHGLGLFVTAIAFLAAWRSMFVVGLVLVPFCVLGFGAVTPTPRARMRIDVPLPLVGAPSSAVMDLVLFVAAGPTWPSCSWPGECWASASAALRPPCPASPQERDVERQERQLRCLQRRVRPGQRQGWPVVAVGTDHPFPERWRLHHGGAGRHRRGAIRTLAGHALALAHAHRSPEADPIEEPAGGTRRTATP